A segment of the Azospirillum lipoferum 4B genome:
ATCATCCTGCTGGCTGCGCTGATCCCGGTCAGCGGCACGCTGGAGAGCACGGGGGCGACCGGGGTGATTTCCACGCTGCTGGCCGATGCCGCGCGCGGCCTGCCGGCGGTGGCCTGCGTCACGCTGGTCATGGCGGCGGCGATGGCGGTCACGCCCTTCCTCAACAATGCGGCGACCGTGCTGGTCATGGCGCCCATCGGCGCCGGGGTGGCCCAGCAGCTGGGCCTCAGCCCCGATCCGTTCCTGATGGCGGTCGCCGTCGGTGCCGGCAGCGATTTCCTGACCCCCATCGGCCATCAATGCAACACGCTGGTGATGGGCCCCGGCGGTTACCGCTTCAGCGACTATCCCCGGCTGGGTTTGCCGTTGTCGCTGCTCATCCTGACGCTGGGCACCTGGCTGATCGTGATGGTCTGGCCGCTTGCGGGGTGAGGGAGGAACATCGGCCCCTGGCCGGATGTTGCCCTTCGCCGCCCGCCTATCGCCTGCCGACAGGCCCCCAACGAGGAACAAGATCGTGCTGGTTTCCGAGATCATGGCGAAAGCGCTGGAGTTCATCGCCCCCGACGCCACCGTGCAGGAGGCTGCAACGCTGATGGGCGAACTGGATGTCGGCGCGCTGCCGGTCGGGTCGGACGAGGACCTGCTGGGCATCCTGACCGATCGCGACATCCTGTTCCGGGTGGTGGCGGAGGGCGGCGACACCACGCGGGTGCGGGTGCGCGAGGTGATGTCCAGTTCCGTTTTCAGCTGCCGCGACACCGACACGCTGGCCACGGCGATGGACATCATGGGCGCCTACCATGTCCGGCGCCTGCCGGTGCTGGACGAGGCGAAGCATGTCGTCGGCTGGCTGACGCTGAGCGACGTGTCGCGCCGGCTGCTGCTGGACACCGACACGATCCGCAACGCGCTGGGCGAACTCAGCGCCAGCGGGCAGGACGTCTGAGGGGCGCGGTCATAGCCGCAGACCCATCTGCCGGTTCAGCCGCACCACCAGATCGGCGGGCAGGCCGAGGCGCTGGGCGAGGTAGCGCAGGTAGGAGCGATTGATCGGCGCGTTCTTGTCGACCGCCGCCAGGGAAACGGCGTAGAAGCGGGCGGCCAGGCGCGGGTTGTCGACCTGCCGGACCAGTTCCTCCAGACATTGCGGTTCTTCCAACGAACTCTCAAGCGCACGCTGGTCCTCTTCGTCGAGGGTACTGCTGCGCAGCTTGCCCCTGATTCGGCCGAGCTCAATGCCGTCCAACTTGCCGTTCGCATGGGCGGCGGCGGCCATGGCGCGGACCAGCAGGCGGGCTTCCTCCGGTCTGACGGTTTGCAGATCCGAAGGGGCGCGGTCGAGCAGCTGGTGGCGGTTGCGCAGATGGGCGTCCAGGATCTGGCGGGCCAGCATCTCGTGCAGAACCGGCCTGTGCCCGAGGCGCAAACCCAGCGGGCTGCCCTCCGCTTCGGGCTCGCCAGTGGGAATGGCGGTGGGAATGGCGGTCGGAATGGGGGGCGGTGAATCCGGCGAGCGGCCGAACAGGCGCTTCAGCAGGCCGGGCTTCTGAAGATCCGACATCAGGGGGTTCCCCCACCGGTCCCGGCCGGCCGTTGCATCGCCGTGTCGATCTGCGTCAGCAGGCGGGAGAAGTCGACGGGCTTGGGGTGGTAATCGTCGCAGCCCGCCTGCAGAGTCTTCTCGCGGTCGCCGGACATGGCGTGCGCGGTCAGGGCGATGATCGGGATGGCGGCCGTCTCGTCGCCGGCCTTCAGTTCGCGGGCGGCGGTCCAGCCATCGATGACCGGCAGGTTCATGTCGAGCAGGATCACGTCCGGCCGTTCGCTGCGCGCCATCTCCACCCCCTGGCGCCCGTCGAAGGCGAGCACCACGTCGAACCCCCGCCGCTTCAGCCGGCGTGACAGGAAGTCCCAGATTTCCTCATGGTCTTCGACCAGAAGCAGCTTAGCCATCGGTTCCTCCCGTTCCCGTCGTCGCGCCTGTGGCATCGTCGGCCTTGCCGGAGGCCGGCCGCAGGCGCGCGATCGCGTCCTTCAGCTCTTCGATCATTTCTTCCGATCCATCCTCCGTCATCGGGATGATGTCGCGGACGCGGCCGCGCAGTTCCTCGGCCTCGGCACGGCCGATCGCCTGGGGGGCCATGACGATGACGGGGATGCCGCTCCAGTCCGGATTGCGGCTCAGCGTCTTGAGGAAGGCAAGCCCGTCCAGGCCGTCCATGAAGGGGTCCAGCAGGATCACGGTCGGCCGGACGGCGGCAAGCTGGCGGAACGCCTCCTCCTCCGTCTCGGCGTCCCGCACGTCCCAGCCGTCGCGGCCAAGCTCCGCCCCCAGGAGGGTGCGGGTCTCGTCGGCCTCCATCAGCACAAGCGCCGTGCCGGGAGCCTGTCCGCTGAGACCGCTCAGCACGCGGTGCAGGCGCTGCCAGTCCACCGGCTTGGTGAAATAGTCGGCGGCGCCCAGCGACAGGGCCAGCCCCTTTTCCCGGCGGGAGGAGATGATGATGACGGGGATGTCGGCAAGATCGGCTTCCGCCTTCAGCAGCGACAGCACCGACCAGCCGTCGGTCTGCGGCATCATCACGTCCAGCAGGATGGCGCGCGGGTGGATTTGCCGGGCAATCGACAGGCCGGTCTGGCCGTCCGCCGCCAGCGCCACGCCGAAGCCCTCGCGGTGCAGGAAGCGGGCGAGCAGTTCGCGCATCGCCTGTTCGTCGTCGATGATCAGGATCGTCTCGCGGGCGGATGGCGCGGGTGCGGTCTGGCCGGCCGTTACCGGTGAATGATCGGAATGGCGGTGCGCCTGGCCGTGCCGCAGGTCGGCGGGCAGCCGCAGGATGAAGCTGGTGCCCGTGCCGGATGCGGTTTCGACCGCGATCTCTCCGCCCAGCATCTCTGCGAAAGCCTTGGTGATCGCCAGCCCCAGCCCGGTCCCGCCGAAGCGGCGCGTGGTGGAGTTGTCGGCCTGCATGAAGCGCTCGAACAGGCGGCGGACCTGTTCCGGTGACATGCCGATGCCGGTATCGGTGACACGGAAGATCACCATTTCCCCCGCTGCCACACCCCCGGCTGCCGCGCCGGTGTCCGCCGCGGCGCGCTCGACCGACAGGGTGACGGTGCCGTTCTCGGTGAATTTGGCGGCATTGCTCAGCAAGTTGAACAGGCATTGCCGAACCTTCACCACGTCGGTGTGCATGCGGCCCAGCCCGTCTGCCACCTGAACCGCCAGCCGGTTGCCCTTCTTCGACACCAGGGCCTCGACCGTCGCGGCGACCTCGCGGGTCAGATCGGCGATCCCGGCGTCCTCGCCATGCACCTCCATCTTGCCGGCCTCGATCTTCGAGATGTCGAGGACGCCGTTGATCAGGTTCAGCAGGTGGCGCGCATTGGCCTCGATCTTCTCAAGGTCGGGCAGCATGCTGTCGACGCCGATGTCGGCCAGCTCCTCCTCCAGCATCTCGGTGTAGCCGATGACGGCGCTCAAGGGCGTGCGCAGCTCGTGGCTCATGTTGGCGATGAACAGGCTCTTGGCCCGGTTGGCCTCCTCCGCGGCGAGGCGGGCGGCCTCCAACTCCTCTTCCGCCCGCTTGCGGGTGCTGATGTCCTGCATCGCGCCGATCATGCGCAGCGGCTGTCCGATGGCGTTGCGCAGGACGAAGCCGCGGTCGAGGATGCTGGCATAGCTGCCGTCGGCGCGGCGGAAGCGGTATTCGTCGTTCCAGCGGGTGCCGCCGCCGTCGATCACCGCATGGATGCCGGTCACCACATGGTCCTGGTCGTCGGGGTGGATGTGGTCCATCCACCAGGCGGCGGCGGTCTCCGCCGCGTCCTCGCCATAGCCGAAGAGGGTGCGCACCGCTTCGTTCCAGTGGATGCGGTCCGACGACAGGTTCCAGTCCCAGATGGCGTCGTTGGTCGCCCGCGCCGCCAGCCGGTAACGCTCCTCCGTC
Coding sequences within it:
- a CDS encoding CBS domain-containing protein, with protein sequence MLVSEIMAKALEFIAPDATVQEAATLMGELDVGALPVGSDEDLLGILTDRDILFRVVAEGGDTTRVRVREVMSSSVFSCRDTDTLATAMDIMGAYHVRRLPVLDEAKHVVGWLTLSDVSRRLLLDTDTIRNALGELSASGQDV
- a CDS encoding PAS domain-containing protein, with amino-acid sequence MPSAPISLTETTPHHTSEAVRLAEELARRERQHDLLARFGMAALKSTDIATLLQEATRLCAEGLGTELCKALEWVPDTDGGATNGDRLLVRAGVGWQPGVVGRRTVGADLASPAGYALKTGEPVISNDLGTEPRFRCPALLAEHGVRSAIDVIIRGEGDPFGVLEVDSRQERRFDAADAAFLQGFANLLGGSIDRARDAAERQRTEALLRENEEQFRSLADLIPQLTWMADAGGAIYWYNRRWYDFTGTKPGETEGWNWRIVHHPDHVDRASDGFFRAIRAEEPWEDTFPLRRHDGEYRWFLSRAVPVRGPDGRILRWLGTNTDVTEQRRAEARMMEAERRLQLALNAARIGAWSWNLDEDRIEADARLREIFDFTAEVPPDRPLCGSDVTGRVHPDDQPHIRQIIETARRERGEYDAEFRILLPSGEVRWAVARGVVTDSTPERSLSLIGVTWDTTDRKRAEDRLRVSEERFRSLVEATAAIVWSTSETGRFTAPQPSWSTFTGQSFDQLKGTGWTDAIHPDDRPQTAEAWRAARAGRTVYKAEHRLRRHDGVYRDMLVRAVPLLGSNGTVQEWVGVHTDITTRRRAEEALRETEERYRLAARATNDAIWDWNLSSDRIHWNEAVRTLFGYGEDAAETAAAWWMDHIHPDDQDHVVTGIHAVIDGGGTRWNDEYRFRRADGSYASILDRGFVLRNAIGQPLRMIGAMQDISTRKRAEEELEAARLAAEEANRAKSLFIANMSHELRTPLSAVIGYTEMLEEELADIGVDSMLPDLEKIEANARHLLNLINGVLDISKIEAGKMEVHGEDAGIADLTREVAATVEALVSKKGNRLAVQVADGLGRMHTDVVKVRQCLFNLLSNAAKFTENGTVTLSVERAAADTGAAAGGVAAGEMVIFRVTDTGIGMSPEQVRRLFERFMQADNSTTRRFGGTGLGLAITKAFAEMLGGEIAVETASGTGTSFILRLPADLRHGQAHRHSDHSPVTAGQTAPAPSARETILIIDDEQAMRELLARFLHREGFGVALAADGQTGLSIARQIHPRAILLDVMMPQTDGWSVLSLLKAEADLADIPVIIISSRREKGLALSLGAADYFTKPVDWQRLHRVLSGLSGQAPGTALVLMEADETRTLLGAELGRDGWDVRDAETEEEAFRQLAAVRPTVILLDPFMDGLDGLAFLKTLSRNPDWSGIPVIVMAPQAIGRAEAEELRGRVRDIIPMTEDGSEEMIEELKDAIARLRPASGKADDATGATTGTGGTDG
- a CDS encoding DUF533 domain-containing protein, whose translation is MSDLQKPGLLKRLFGRSPDSPPPIPTAIPTAIPTGEPEAEGSPLGLRLGHRPVLHEMLARQILDAHLRNRHQLLDRAPSDLQTVRPEEARLLVRAMAAAAHANGKLDGIELGRIRGKLRSSTLDEEDQRALESSLEEPQCLEELVRQVDNPRLAARFYAVSLAAVDKNAPINRSYLRYLAQRLGLPADLVVRLNRQMGLRL
- a CDS encoding response regulator; its protein translation is MAKLLLVEDHEEIWDFLSRRLKRRGFDVVLAFDGRQGVEMARSERPDVILLDMNLPVIDGWTAARELKAGDETAAIPIIALTAHAMSGDREKTLQAGCDDYHPKPVDFSRLLTQIDTAMQRPAGTGGGTP